From the Candidatus Polarisedimenticolia bacterium genome, one window contains:
- a CDS encoding aconitase family protein: MGPIEPPKLKPGMTLEKAEAAAAPEKTRADAGHVITGKALVFFDPRNPGKKLDAIDTDQITPAADCVSESLDTLDERWKAGSFRYLMPDFGERVRRGENFLIAGDRFAIGSSREMSPAGLKGVAEAAGLEMVIVCGNNMGDIFRRNALNLGLEVVQSPEAVADARDGDEFRFDTHSRELANVTQGRQYTVKPLTAREEEIRRGGGIFAVGRRDFLESLRNPPAIGFPPEREARRMTSTEQIVWAHRVDKTARVAPGETLRVYADLLPASDGTGPFSIYTFNRITGGNTIFPRRAAFASDHFVFTGKEADERQTSISRQFAKVHGIESPYFATPGDGIFHFYFPEQGLIVPGGFYPGADSHSRAYGAYGAVGLGVGSTTLGYGWATGAIYFTLAAQRRVVFAGKLQPWVNGKDVVLELLRRWGAAQSRGMCVEFVDADRQLPIPFRNTIANMMAEGEAQNGIFAQDEITTRWFAERGISLPYPQVQPGAEARYEVDETLKLQDVVPMVAKPYSPGNAFPAEEIAKERITFDKALIGSCTNGGYEDLLGAALVLRAARDAGASRIAGKTEFVIFPGSGLVKKRIEMPEARLAGESIGEVFRSVGGVIRESWCGPCFGQGPDALTKGQRAVTSFNRNWQNRMGVGGEGYLASPQVVAASALLGYIASPSDLGLAWNPERFAV, encoded by the coding sequence ATGGGCCCGATCGAACCCCCCAAGCTCAAGCCTGGAATGACCCTCGAAAAAGCAGAAGCAGCGGCGGCACCGGAAAAGACCCGCGCCGACGCCGGCCATGTCATCACCGGCAAGGCCCTTGTCTTCTTCGATCCCAGGAATCCGGGCAAGAAGCTCGACGCGATCGACACCGATCAGATCACGCCCGCGGCCGACTGCGTCTCCGAGAGCCTCGACACGCTCGACGAGCGCTGGAAGGCGGGTTCGTTCCGCTACCTGATGCCCGATTTCGGAGAGCGGGTGCGGCGCGGAGAGAACTTCTTGATCGCCGGGGATCGCTTTGCCATCGGCTCGTCGCGTGAGATGTCGCCGGCGGGGCTCAAGGGGGTGGCGGAAGCGGCCGGGCTGGAGATGGTGATCGTCTGCGGCAACAACATGGGGGACATCTTCCGGCGCAACGCCTTGAACCTGGGGCTGGAGGTCGTCCAATCGCCCGAGGCGGTCGCCGACGCGCGCGATGGCGACGAGTTCCGATTCGACACTCACAGCCGCGAGCTGGCGAATGTGACCCAGGGGAGGCAGTACACGGTCAAGCCGCTCACGGCGCGGGAGGAGGAGATCCGGCGCGGCGGCGGCATCTTCGCCGTCGGCCGGCGCGATTTCCTTGAATCGCTGCGCAATCCGCCCGCGATCGGGTTCCCGCCGGAGCGCGAGGCGCGGCGCATGACCTCGACCGAGCAGATCGTCTGGGCCCACCGCGTCGACAAGACGGCGCGTGTCGCCCCGGGCGAGACGCTGCGGGTCTACGCCGACCTGCTCCCCGCCTCGGACGGCACCGGTCCCTTTTCGATCTACACCTTCAACCGGATTACCGGGGGGAACACGATCTTCCCGCGGCGTGCCGCTTTCGCCAGCGACCACTTCGTCTTCACCGGCAAGGAAGCGGACGAGAGGCAGACCTCGATCTCGCGCCAGTTCGCCAAGGTGCACGGCATCGAGTCTCCTTATTTCGCCACGCCGGGCGACGGGATATTCCATTTCTATTTCCCCGAGCAGGGGCTCATCGTCCCGGGGGGCTTCTATCCCGGCGCCGATTCCCACAGCCGAGCCTATGGCGCCTATGGCGCGGTGGGACTCGGAGTCGGCAGCACGACGCTGGGCTACGGCTGGGCCACGGGGGCGATTTACTTCACGCTCGCGGCGCAGCGGCGCGTGGTCTTCGCGGGAAAGCTGCAGCCCTGGGTGAACGGCAAGGACGTGGTGCTGGAGCTGCTGCGGCGCTGGGGCGCGGCGCAATCGCGCGGCATGTGCGTGGAGTTCGTCGACGCCGATCGTCAGCTGCCGATCCCGTTCCGCAACACCATCGCCAACATGATGGCCGAGGGAGAAGCGCAGAACGGCATCTTCGCCCAGGACGAGATCACCACCCGGTGGTTCGCGGAGCGCGGCATCTCGTTGCCCTATCCGCAGGTCCAGCCGGGCGCGGAGGCGCGGTACGAAGTTGATGAGACGTTGAAGCTTCAGGACGTGGTGCCGATGGTGGCCAAGCCCTACTCTCCGGGCAACGCCTTCCCGGCGGAAGAGATCGCGAAAGAGCGGATCACCTTCGACAAGGCGCTCATCGGGTCGTGCACCAACGGCGGCTATGAAGATCTGCTCGGCGCGGCGCTCGTCCTGCGTGCGGCGCGCGATGCCGGCGCGAGCCGCATCGCGGGAAAGACGGAATTCGTCATCTTCCCGGGCAGCGGACTGGTCAAGAAGCGGATCGAGATGCCGGAGGCGCGGCTGGCAGGAGAGTCGATCGGTGAAGTCTTCCGCAGCGTCGGCGGAGTCATCCGGGAATCTTGGTGCGGTCCCTGCTTCGGACAGGGCCCCGACGCCCTGACCAAAGGGCAGCGCGCCGTCACCAGCTTCAATCGCAACTGGCAGAACCGGATGGGAGTCGGAGGAGAAGGGTACCTGGCGAGCCCGCAGGTGGTGGCGGCCTCGGCGCTCCTCGGCTACATCGCCTCTCCATCGGATCTCGGCCTCGCCTGGAACCCCGAGCGCTTCGCAGTCTAG